The Bacteroidia bacterium genomic interval AATCGAGCCGAAACATCTGAAGTTGTGGATCGGAAAACCGGCATGATCAACTGACCCTGATAATTCAGCCCGACTTCCTTCAGTAAAGAAGCAGCCGATGCTGCAGAAACATGGTACTGGATAGATATTTCAGATTGTATCGTCAATCCTTCTTTAGAAGGTAAAGGGAGTTCAACCCGCACATTCACGATTTGGGTAGGGATTCTAAAAACGGTGGTATTGAAAGGATTGATATTCACCCGGCCCTCATATAAGACCTGAGGATCAATAACTCCCCGCACACGTTTGACTCCAACCATTCCCTGATTGATGGTTACACAGGAGTTGAATAAGGATAAAATAAAGATCGCCAATAGAAGATTTCGCATTACATTCATTGTTTAAATGGTAAAGGTGGAAATTGTCTATCGGTATGTGCAGGATAAAATTAGGGAGATTCTCTGGATTACTATGACACGCTTGTTCAGGCAAATGACATACTTATACATTCTCAACATTTTCATTCCTATCTTTGAGCTCAATTCTAGCTTTTCATGAACTTATCTCTTCTCAAAAGAAAGATTCTTAACCGGGGTGCGTACTATATTTCCCTATGGAAATTGAGACCCTTGCTAGCTGATTTAAATGAGGATTCTCTCGTCCTGGATTGTGGAGCGAATATAGGCGAGATCAGCCAGCAATTTTTGCAAACTGGGGCTGAGGTGATTGCCTTCGAACCGGATCCCACAGCATTCGCCTTATTGGAAAAAAGATTTAAGGGAAAAAAAGGGATTCAACTGATCAATAAAGCGGTATGGATAGAAAATACCCGGCTTAGCTTCTATTTACATGAAGACCGGGAGGAAGACCATGCAGAGCTGACCGTAAGTTCTTCTGTCTATGGAAATAAGAAAAATGTGAGCCAGGAGCATAAACTGGAAGTCGAGGCTATAGATCTTATTGAATTCATAGAGAAATTGGATAGAAGAGTGAGTTTGATTAAAATAGATATTGAGGGGGCCGAAACGGATATTTTATACAAAATGGTTGAGGCCGGTACATACGAAAAATTTGACCTGGCAGTGGTTGAAACGCATGAAAGCAAAATACCCGGCCAG includes:
- a CDS encoding FkbM family methyltransferase; the encoded protein is MNLSLLKRKILNRGAYYISLWKLRPLLADLNEDSLVLDCGANIGEISQQFLQTGAEVIAFEPDPTAFALLEKRFKGKKGIQLINKAVWIENTRLSFYLHEDREEDHAELTVSSSVYGNKKNVSQEHKLEVEAIDLIEFIEKLDRRVSLIKIDIEGAETDILYKMVEAGTYEKFDLAVVETHESKIPGQDKEIEKIKALFEEKDIDNIKLNWI